The stretch of DNA gtccaggattctcaaaaggttaacttgcaggtagagtccgtgaatAAGAAAGCGCATGTAAtgctgtcgtttatctcaagagggttggaatataaaagcagcgatgtgcttctgaggctttataaagctctagttaaaccccatttagaatactgtgtccgatTTTGgggcccccacacctcaggaaggacatactggcgctggagcatgtccagcgtagattcacacggatgatccctggaacggtaggtttaatgtacgaagaacggctaaggatcctgggattgtattcgttggagcttagaaggttgaggggagatctaatagaaacttacaagacagtgtatggcttagaaaggttggacgctgggaagttgtttccattaggcggggagattaggactcgtgggcacagcgttagaattagagggggtaaatttaaaacggaaatgaggagacatttcatcAGGCAGAGtgtggtggaattcattgccacggaccgccgtggaggctgggatgtgtcttcaaggcagagattgatgaattcttgatctcataagtgaatcaagggctatggggagagtgcaggcaagcggagttgaaatgcccatcagccatgattaaatggcagagtggactcgatgggccgaatggccttacttccattcctatgtcttatgatcttagaTTCATTTTAGCCAAATAGTTCCTTTCCACATACCTACAGaagcttttatttgtttttatgtttttgcAACATTGCAATCATCTTCCATTATCTCTTCCCTTGTCAGTTTCTTGGTCTTCCTTTGTTGTATTCTATAAATTTCCAAATCCTCAGAATTATAGCTATTTCTGGAACCCTCACAGGCCTTTCAATCATGTTCAACCTTGAACTTCCTTCATTAGCTACAGTTACCTTTTCTGTGCCTTTGTACTTTGAAGGAATGTATTGTTGCTGTAAACCATATAATAGTTGTTTTTGAAGACTGTCAATTGTGTATGTACAGTCATGCCATTTAATGTACATATTTTCCAGATCCAGCTCAGCCACATGTACGTCCTGCATTCATAATTTTCCTTATTTAATTACAATACCCTTGCTTCAGATTGAACTACCTCACTTTCAAACAATGTAAATTTCTATCATATTATTGTCACTAAATGTTTTATCACAACAATATTATTAATTTGCACTTTCCCATTATATAATTCTAGATTCAAAAAAGCTTGTGCTCTAGTTGACTTTTCAACATGTTGTTTAGAACATCAGCCCTAAGACACTCCAGAAATTGCACAGCTTTagagctgaatggtttactcGGCATAGAGGCAGATAGAAGTCACCTACTGATTACTGTGTTTCACATATTTATAGCTTCTCTCATTTCATGGTCACTAATATCTGAAGTATTGAAATGTATCTGGACTAACTGGCCATTAGCTAGAGACAGGCACAAATCCACTTCCGTGTCTTGCCTGAATtaatctgatgaaataaaaagGTAAATATTTCAGGAAAATGTTGAGCTGGATAATTCATGTGCGGACCTTGACATCATTGGAACTGTGTGTTCACTTTTTCTAGCATTGACACTCGGAGAGCGATCTGGGAAGCTCCAACTTACTGCAGGGTGATGAATCTAAGAGGAATCCTGGGACAGGGTTCTGATCCTCGCTTTCTCATTTACCCTTGATCTGGCTCTTGTTCAATGAAGGAGTGCCAGGGCTGGTATTTTTCCCTGACAGTGAATCAGCGATATTCAGTCCTGACTCACAGAGAGCTATCCCTGCCCCAGCCTTTCCATCTGTGTCCCTGAAGCTACCTGCAAATCTCTACTGTTTGCTTAAAGGCAGGCAATATCAGACTTTGCGATGGTCTCCGTCCCAGCATCACCACCTTAAAGTAGCAAAAGTGAACGGATGGGTACCTTCTGGGGTTTCTTGGGGTCCACATTTTCCCAGGGAGTAGGATTTCCTGTCTTATTGAGTCTGTAGCAAAAAAGTGAAAACACACAAAAAACCCTCAGAAATGGACCCGTACCTGCGTATCAATCGCTTTAGGAAGGACTGAATCTCAGTTTTGTTTTAACTTGTGCCCATTTGATTCCTGGACGCACTCACAGCCCCACGCCTCCCAGTCACTCCCCATCCTTCTCAGTCACACACcaacccctccaacacacacccccactcctcccacacacacacacacacacacacacacaaccctgccaggccctccccacccctcccagtCACACCCCCATCCCTCCCACTAACACCCACACGCCCCCGCTCTCAGCCCCGCCCCTCCGAGCCCAAACCCAGCGGGTCGAGCCCCATCCCGGACACAAAGTGCGCTCAGAGCAAACTGTTCACGCACAATCTGCAGAATGCCGTGTCTTCCCTCGCCCCCTTTCCTTGTTATTAACGTCAAATCCAAAAGGAAACTGAGCACAGGAAATGGTTAACGGGGAGGGGGGCTGCTACTGTCCATCTGCcacctacacccccccccccccccgcacgtTCTCAATCCCACCCCCGGTCCTTACATGACATCGGGCTTGGtcaggaggaagtaaatggaaagGCTGGTGGCTCCGGTCGCGGCGAAAGTCATCAGAGCGACAAGAGGGATCAACTGCAGGCACGGGGGGcaagagaaaggggggggggggtgtgaagagagagagaaatttatTTTACACCATTTCATCGAACCGCTTTGACCTCAAATGTTTCAAAAACGTATTGcaacagaaatttaaaaatggGAATTTCGCTCCGTGATCACCatcagagccatacagcacagggAGGCCATTCCACTGTCGAGTCCATACTGGCTCCCTGCAGAACAACGCATTTCCCAGCTGTGACCGTGCAGCACCTTCGTTCAAATATCCACCAAACCCTCCCTTTGAAATCACCTGGTGGGGAGGAGAGGCATGAACATGCGACGGCGAAGTGGTCTCAGTAACTCCCCACTTTTAGCAGTTTCACTTGGTATTTGCTGCTAACATTCAGTATTCATATCCCCGACAGTGTGACAGCGACAATATCGCAGCAAGTCACAATGTTCCTGGGATCCTCTCCGTTCAATAACGACTGCCCCGATCGACCATCAGGAACGTTTAAACAATAAGTTCCAACACTTAGACTTTAAATTAACTATTTCAACAGGATTTGGAAAAGTGTTTATGTCACACCAAAACAAACGGAAATATCTAAAATGtgtagattttaaaataaaatgttatgaAATCGAGGAAGAATAAATTGACAGTTTATAAAGGTGACAATGGAGAAGAAATATTCGTTAAAGAAATTGAAAGTGATCGATCGGAATGTGGAGTAAATTCTCACCTCTTTCCTTTTCCGCATCATACTGAAGAAACTCATTGTACTCACGGCGCAGTGTCCTGGTTCCTGAAACAAGAAAACAGGAGGTGGACTTCAGCTTCACTAATTTTGTGCGGATTACCTTCTCACTACCTTCCCATTAGTTTGGTATCTATTTAAAATCGAAAGCAGCCAAGCCCAGTCTGGGTTGAGGTTGTTGGAACTGTAGCAGCAGGCAGGGCGTGCGCTTCCTGAGTCTGCGGTAGCTGTCGCTCCAGCGCACTCGCTGTGCCCTCTGCTGGCCACACCACGAATGGCAGTGCAACACAAACAGGTGCAGCTCAGGGAGGGGTTTGAAGACccagatataggagcagaattggaccatcgaatctgctccaccattccatcacGGCTCACATGTTGCTGAAAATCACTGTGCTGCCTTCTCcccgagggagtgagggaggcgTAAGGGAGCGTGAGTAGGTGAGGGAGGCGGGAAAGAGGgtggaagggaaagagagagacagagaaaagacAGGGGAACACAAAATGCAGACAAGGGCTCACAGAGAGAGGGGCACAGAGAGGAACAGACAGAGGGTCACATAGTGAGGAACACACAGATATAGGCAATAATCGAGTTAGAAACAGGTTCATAGACAGCGAAAGCAACAGCAGAGACAACGAAACActcggagagagaaacagacggcgggacAGAGGCGGGGTAACAAGCATCAAGACATAGTGAGGCAGTAAAAAGTGACAACCAAACGGAAACAACAGGCACAGCCAGAgttcgagagagagcgagcgaaacAGACACGGACAGTTAGAGACATAGAAAGATAAAACAAGTCAAGAGACATATGGAGACAAGACAGGAACAGACAGGAAGTAGAGACAAATTGCCAGGTAGACATCACGCAggtataacacacacacacacagaatctatTTGCTGGTTCTCTCAGCGTGTGAAACCTAATTGTGTTTTATGATTGTTTTGGAGTTGATACTTTTGCCCAGTAGTGGCTGTGAAAaacaccacacaaatgcaagtGAAGTCAGCAGTGAAAACAGCAAATGATAATGAATCAATTTACACCAAAATCTGTTTAACTAAATGGTTAAAATATTCCTCTCTGTTGAAAGAATCAATTCAGTGCAGTAGTTTGATCACGTTATTTACTTTCTATTATTCACAGAGTTGGGATTTGGGAAGGTTAGTTTTACAATGATAGCTGCTGTACTAGTCACCTGCAAAAGTACCAGTCTTTGTTGCAAAAAGCTCCTCAATATAAGCTGCGAATCATCAGAATCTTACCACTGACTGGGAGCAAGATGATGAGAAGGAAGTGAGATGGTTTCTAGAAAAATCCTATGTCCCTCCTGATTGGCTGGAGCAGGGTGATGAATGAAAAATCCAGCAAAGATCACATTGCTGATGTTAGAGAGAGCAGGCCTCACTGTAGctgatcagaaacagaaattttttTACATTGAAGATATTCCCACTCTTCAAATCTTGGTCCATTTGCCCGTCGGTTCCAGCCGTTCACCTAAAAATCCGAATATTTCTAAAATGCAAGAGTATCACTGTCTCAGGCAGAGTTTCAGTGCTCCATCTTCTGGATGAAAACAGTTCTCACTCTTATTCCTGataccaattattttaaatctttaaccGAAGAGTCAACAGCCAGAGGACAAAGGAAATTATTTCCAAATCCCTCATCATTTATACATCTTCATCCCCACTAGTACTAAGAAAACAACCTCAGCGTTTACAATCTTTTCTCAGAACTAATATTTTACAGTCTGGCAAAATCCTCCTGAATCATGATCCCTACGTTTAGTCTAATTCATTTAAGCTACCCCACAAACAGCAGGGAAGACAAGAGCAAGccagtgaaactcattgaactcTTAGCTTTTAGTGCCAACAACATCCATTGGCCATAACCCTTTACTTTTGTGACTGGTCTACAACATGGGACCATGTTCATCAGCCTCGCTGACATCCATTTAGACCACACCACACTGTCCAT from Stegostoma tigrinum isolate sSteTig4 chromosome 33, sSteTig4.hap1, whole genome shotgun sequence encodes:
- the c33h15orf48 gene encoding normal mucosa of esophagus-specific gene 1 protein, with the translated sequence MSFFSMMRKRKELIPLVALMTFAATGATSLSIYFLLTKPDVILNKTGNPTPWENVDPKKPQKLLTINQKWEPVEEVQILKRYSK